A stretch of the Tardiphaga sp. 709 genome encodes the following:
- a CDS encoding DUF2950 domain-containing protein, translating to MTVWTSIHRAASTTAVAVVALALMTLVSGAQQSFPTPEAAAAALAVAVKSGASDILKVLGKAADDIVSSGDEVADADTRLRFTSMYDAKHAIKTEGNKRATLMLGTDDFPFPIPLINTKTGWEFDAEEGRIEVLYRRIGRNELDAIQTSLAYVDAQNEYADKDRGEGAGVYAQRIVSTPGKKDGLFWRDDGDPSPLGALVAEASTEGYQVDEKPQPYHGYYFRILKGQGSNAPGGALIYLVKGKMIGGHGLIAWPAEYGNSGVKTFMVNHAGTVYEKDLGPQTDRIVRRMSLFDPDQTWKKVNAEKP from the coding sequence ATGACCGTTTGGACGTCAATCCATCGCGCTGCATCGACAACTGCGGTGGCTGTCGTGGCGCTGGCTCTCATGACTTTGGTGTCCGGGGCGCAGCAATCCTTTCCAACACCGGAGGCTGCTGCGGCGGCGCTCGCCGTCGCGGTCAAGAGCGGCGCGAGCGATATTCTAAAGGTCCTCGGCAAGGCGGCCGATGACATCGTCTCGTCGGGTGACGAGGTGGCCGACGCTGACACGCGTCTGCGCTTCACGTCCATGTATGACGCCAAGCATGCGATCAAGACGGAGGGCAACAAGAGAGCGACCTTGATGCTCGGCACGGACGACTTTCCGTTCCCGATCCCGCTCATCAACACCAAGACGGGTTGGGAGTTCGATGCCGAAGAGGGCCGCATTGAGGTCCTGTATCGTCGGATCGGCCGTAACGAGCTCGATGCGATCCAGACCAGTCTCGCCTATGTCGACGCCCAGAACGAATATGCCGACAAGGACCGCGGCGAGGGCGCCGGCGTTTATGCGCAGCGGATTGTATCGACGCCGGGCAAGAAAGACGGGCTGTTCTGGCGTGATGATGGCGATCCGAGCCCGTTGGGTGCATTGGTCGCAGAAGCCTCAACCGAGGGCTACCAGGTCGATGAAAAGCCGCAGCCATATCACGGCTACTATTTCCGCATCCTGAAAGGACAAGGGTCCAACGCCCCCGGCGGTGCGCTCATCTATTTGGTGAAAGGCAAGATGATTGGCGGCCATGGATTAATCGCTTGGCCTGCCGAATACGGGAATTCCGGCGTCAAGACGTTCATGGTCAATCATGCCGGGACCGTTTACGAAAAGGATCTCGGACCGCAGACAGACCGGATCGTGAGGCGCATGTCCCTGTTCGATCCCGACCAGACGTGGAAGAAAGTCAATGCAGAAAAGCCCTGA
- a CDS encoding YoaK family protein, with the protein MSVIRREESLLVALLLGFAGGYLDAYTWITHGVLANAQTANLVFLWVNAMVGKWKEAFHFVPSLFAFMVGVVLAAWLRRVAGNRAGPISILVEIAVLVLVGVLHNRVPDVAGTLGVSMVAAMQTSVFTKVEGANYSSVMITGNLRQAIDGAFTLMAGDSQVGLLRKSCIFIAVCATFGTGAAVGAFLTERTPALTLTVPVAALLLVLLRCGRIRTAEAG; encoded by the coding sequence ATGTCGGTGATCCGCCGCGAAGAGAGCCTGCTGGTCGCGCTGCTGCTGGGCTTCGCCGGTGGTTATCTCGATGCCTATACCTGGATCACCCACGGCGTTCTGGCGAATGCGCAAACCGCCAATCTGGTGTTCTTGTGGGTGAACGCGATGGTCGGGAAGTGGAAGGAGGCGTTCCACTTCGTACCATCGCTTTTTGCATTCATGGTCGGTGTTGTGCTCGCCGCGTGGCTGCGCCGTGTTGCCGGTAATCGAGCTGGACCAATCAGCATCCTCGTCGAGATCGCAGTTCTTGTCCTTGTCGGTGTGCTGCACAATCGAGTGCCGGACGTTGCCGGCACGCTGGGCGTCTCTATGGTGGCCGCAATGCAGACGTCGGTTTTCACCAAGGTCGAAGGTGCAAACTACAGTTCGGTGATGATAACGGGAAATCTTCGCCAGGCGATTGACGGCGCATTTACCTTGATGGCCGGGGATTCGCAGGTCGGTCTGTTACGGAAGTCCTGCATCTTCATCGCGGTTTGCGCCACATTCGGTACGGGTGCGGCTGTGGGTGCCTTCCTTACAGAGAGGACGCCAGCGCTCACATTGACCGTTCCTGTCGCCGCGTTGTTGCTTGTTCTTTTGCGTTGCGGCCGAATCCGCACGGCTGAAGCAGGATAG
- a CDS encoding DUF2092 domain-containing protein: protein MNKGRQANSNAKHVAGITLVAAFIAFMMQPARADDPAKLLKAMSDYTAAQKSISATFDSDVEVVTPELEKIQFTSSGKIQLSRPDKLRISRTGGYTDVDFIYDGKTASIYGNNAKAYVQADLVGTVDQLVDLIQAKSGVAMPGTDLLLTNAYDELMSNVVLAQHIGQGMIDGVECEHLAFRGVDTDWQIWIESGARPLPRKYVITSKAVTGAPQYTLRIRDWKTDAVADADAFVFKPPAGVTKVDLNSGAMAEFDEIPPGTPSGARK, encoded by the coding sequence ATGAACAAGGGAAGACAAGCCAATAGTAATGCAAAGCACGTTGCCGGTATCACACTGGTCGCCGCCTTTATCGCATTCATGATGCAGCCGGCGAGAGCGGACGACCCGGCGAAATTGCTTAAGGCGATGTCGGACTACACAGCGGCCCAAAAGTCGATCTCCGCGACATTCGATAGTGATGTCGAGGTCGTGACGCCGGAGCTGGAGAAGATCCAGTTTACCAGCTCTGGAAAGATTCAGCTCTCGCGACCGGACAAGCTTCGCATCAGTCGAACGGGCGGCTATACCGACGTTGACTTCATCTACGACGGGAAGACGGCGTCGATCTATGGAAACAATGCCAAGGCATATGTGCAGGCCGATCTTGTAGGCACGGTCGACCAGCTCGTTGATCTGATTCAGGCAAAGTCAGGCGTGGCGATGCCGGGCACGGACTTGTTGCTGACAAACGCTTATGACGAGTTGATGTCCAATGTCGTCCTGGCGCAACATATCGGGCAAGGCATGATCGATGGCGTCGAATGCGAGCATCTGGCGTTCCGTGGCGTGGATACTGATTGGCAAATATGGATAGAGAGTGGAGCGCGGCCTCTGCCTCGAAAATACGTGATCACGAGCAAGGCGGTGACTGGAGCGCCGCAATACACGCTCCGGATCAGGGATTGGAAGACCGACGCCGTCGCTGACGCCGATGCTTTCGTCTTCAAGCCGCCTGCCGGCGTGACCAAAGTCGATTTGAATTCCGGCGCTATGGCGGAATTCGATGAGATTCCCCCAGGAACACCATCGGGAGCAAGGAAATGA
- a CDS encoding DUF3300 domain-containing protein — MFCWRKILITLALMMTIPVAVSAQTADKAPASGAPVSQSAPSVELLKPEQLEALVAPIALYPDELLANVLAASTYPLEVVQADRWAKERKSLKGDALKEAVDKQAWDDSVKALVSTPDVLAMMSDKVDWTKSLGDALLAQQPDIMDAIQRLRAKAYDNKKLVTTKQQKVSVKTQESKQVVVIEQADPAAVYVPYYDPATVYGSWPYADYPPYYFGYPSYIGAGVVAAGVAFGTAWAIGRWGNYWGGGVNWGNRNVYVNHRTTNIGNGWQHNPAHRQGVRYNNANVQQRFSNNNLKAGASNRMDFRGRDGQQVLRPNQGAGDRAGDRGGAGAGTRDRPGGGDRAGVADRAKGGADRAKAGNRAKGGGDRAKAANRSGAGRSAGGGNRGGAMNVSSGRAAAAASARGRASMASMPRGGGGASFAGARGGGGFHGGGGGGFRGGGGGFRGGGGGGRRSDIALKHDVVLLGHLANGLGYYRFSYLGGQKAYVGVIAQEVENVVPDAVRRGSDGYLRVNYETLGLTFRTYRDWLANGAKIPSEVSP; from the coding sequence ATGTTCTGCTGGCGCAAGATCCTGATCACGCTTGCATTGATGATGACTATCCCTGTTGCTGTCTCGGCTCAAACGGCTGACAAGGCGCCGGCTTCAGGCGCTCCCGTGAGCCAATCTGCGCCCAGCGTAGAGCTGCTGAAGCCTGAGCAACTCGAAGCTTTGGTCGCACCCATTGCACTTTATCCCGATGAACTGCTCGCGAATGTACTGGCAGCATCGACCTACCCGCTGGAGGTGGTGCAGGCAGATCGTTGGGCGAAGGAACGCAAGTCGCTTAAGGGGGACGCGCTGAAGGAAGCGGTCGATAAGCAGGCGTGGGACGACAGCGTCAAGGCTCTGGTCAGCACTCCGGACGTCCTGGCGATGATGAGCGACAAGGTCGACTGGACAAAGAGCCTTGGCGATGCGTTGCTCGCTCAACAGCCGGATATCATGGATGCGATCCAGCGGCTGCGGGCGAAAGCCTACGACAACAAAAAGCTCGTCACCACCAAGCAGCAAAAGGTGAGCGTCAAGACCCAGGAGAGCAAGCAGGTGGTCGTGATCGAACAGGCGGATCCTGCCGCGGTCTACGTGCCGTATTACGATCCGGCAACGGTGTACGGGTCTTGGCCTTATGCAGACTATCCACCGTATTACTTCGGGTACCCGTCCTATATCGGTGCGGGGGTTGTCGCGGCGGGTGTCGCCTTCGGCACCGCATGGGCGATCGGTCGTTGGGGCAATTATTGGGGCGGTGGCGTCAACTGGGGTAACCGCAACGTTTACGTCAACCATCGCACGACCAACATTGGAAACGGTTGGCAGCACAATCCGGCGCATCGCCAGGGCGTGCGCTATAACAACGCCAATGTTCAGCAGCGCTTCAGCAACAACAATCTGAAGGCCGGCGCCTCCAACCGGATGGACTTCCGTGGTCGCGACGGGCAGCAGGTGCTGCGTCCGAACCAGGGCGCTGGCGATCGCGCGGGAGATCGAGGCGGCGCTGGCGCCGGCACGCGAGATCGGCCGGGAGGTGGAGATCGCGCCGGCGTTGCGGACCGAGCCAAAGGCGGCGCCGATCGCGCGAAGGCTGGCAATCGCGCCAAAGGTGGCGGTGATCGTGCGAAGGCGGCTAACCGTAGCGGAGCCGGGCGTAGCGCCGGCGGAGGAAATCGTGGCGGTGCAATGAATGTGTCGTCCGGCCGCGCAGCGGCGGCTGCGTCCGCGCGCGGGCGGGCGAGCATGGCGAGTATGCCGCGTGGCGGCGGCGGGGCAAGCTTCGCTGGCGCGCGCGGAGGCGGTGGCTTTCATGGCGGTGGCGGAGGTGGTTTTCGTGGTGGCGGCGGCGGTTTCCGAGGTGGCGGAGGCGGTGGGCGGCGGTCTGACATCGCCCTGAAGCATGACGTTGTCCTGCTCGGCCATCTCGCCAACGGACTCGGATATTATCGCTTTAGTTATCTTGGCGGCCAGAAGGCCTATGTCGGCGTGATCGCGCAGGAAGTCGAAAACGTGGTGCCAGATGCCGTGAGGCGGGGCAGCGATGGCTACCTGCGGGTGAACTATGAGACGCTCGGGCTGACGTTCCGCACCTACCGTGATTGGCTTGCAAACGGCGCAAAAATCCCTTCGGAGGTGTCGCCATGA
- a CDS encoding SulP family inorganic anion transporter: MNFRSIFPPAQWLVEYRAAWLRHDTIAGVTLAAYAIPVSLAYAALAGLPPQVGIYGYMLGGVGYALLGSSRQLAVGPTSAISLMVAATVGALAAGDAFRYMQIASIAALAVACLCVIAWVFRLSMLVRLISDSILVGFKAGAGLTIIMTQLPSLFGVAGGGRNFFDRVATLVWQLGGIQWIVLVIGLVALLLLQGERLWPGRPVGLAVVILSVIVATALGLPALGIPVTGEIPKGLPSIAVPTFGLLEFDELFPLAAGIMLLAYVEGVAAARSFAAKHGYVIDVRQEFLGLGAANMAVAFGHGYPVAGGLSQSAVNDQAGAKTPLALVICSGALAICLLFLTDLLTNLPKAVLAAIVCTAVYRLIDIAALMRMWRISRIDFYAAAIALVSVLMLGILQGILLAALASIFLLLARASQPNVAILGRLPGTGRYADSARHPDVESIAGVLAFRPEASLLYINAETVMENVLAKVRALPDTKIVVCGLSSSPFMDLAGVKMLHDLHGQLVSHGIAFQIVGARGQVRDVLQADGFAEKTDSANWTRRMDNVLGDLRRE, translated from the coding sequence ATGAATTTCCGATCGATCTTCCCGCCGGCGCAGTGGCTTGTCGAATACCGGGCTGCCTGGCTTCGCCACGACACGATCGCGGGCGTTACGCTTGCCGCCTATGCGATCCCGGTATCGCTCGCTTATGCGGCGCTTGCCGGTCTGCCGCCACAGGTCGGCATCTACGGCTACATGCTGGGCGGCGTTGGTTATGCGTTGCTGGGCTCTTCGCGGCAACTCGCCGTCGGCCCGACTTCGGCGATCTCTTTGATGGTCGCTGCCACGGTCGGAGCGCTCGCCGCAGGCGACGCGTTTCGCTATATGCAGATTGCGAGTATCGCGGCCCTGGCCGTTGCGTGCCTCTGCGTGATTGCCTGGGTTTTTCGGCTAAGCATGCTGGTGCGCCTGATCAGCGACAGCATTCTGGTGGGTTTCAAGGCTGGCGCCGGCCTGACCATCATCATGACGCAATTGCCAAGCCTGTTTGGCGTTGCTGGCGGCGGGCGAAATTTCTTTGATCGCGTTGCTACACTTGTTTGGCAACTCGGCGGCATACAGTGGATCGTGCTTGTGATCGGGCTTGTTGCGCTCCTGCTGCTTCAAGGCGAACGTCTATGGCCCGGCAGACCGGTGGGACTTGCGGTCGTGATCCTCTCGGTCATTGTCGCAACCGCGCTCGGCTTGCCGGCGCTCGGCATTCCCGTCACCGGCGAAATTCCCAAGGGCTTGCCGAGCATTGCTGTGCCGACCTTTGGGTTACTGGAGTTCGACGAACTGTTTCCTCTCGCTGCCGGCATTATGTTGCTTGCCTATGTCGAAGGCGTCGCAGCAGCACGCAGTTTCGCGGCGAAACACGGTTACGTCATTGATGTGCGACAGGAGTTTTTGGGGCTGGGCGCGGCAAATATGGCAGTCGCGTTTGGTCACGGCTATCCCGTTGCGGGAGGACTATCCCAATCCGCCGTCAATGATCAGGCCGGCGCGAAGACGCCACTCGCTCTCGTTATCTGTTCGGGCGCGTTGGCCATCTGCCTGCTTTTTCTCACGGATCTACTGACCAATTTACCCAAGGCGGTGCTCGCTGCGATCGTATGCACGGCAGTTTATAGATTGATTGATATAGCTGCCCTCATGCGAATGTGGCGCATCAGCCGGATCGATTTTTATGCGGCAGCGATTGCTCTCGTATCTGTGCTGATGTTAGGAATCCTTCAGGGTATCCTTCTGGCTGCGCTTGCCTCCATTTTCCTGTTACTGGCGCGCGCCTCACAGCCGAACGTAGCAATTCTCGGGCGCCTGCCAGGAACAGGTCGATATGCCGATAGCGCGCGGCACCCTGACGTGGAGTCGATTGCAGGTGTGCTCGCGTTCCGCCCGGAAGCCTCGTTACTCTATATCAATGCGGAAACGGTGATGGAGAACGTGCTGGCAAAGGTTCGGGCGTTGCCGGACACCAAGATTGTTGTCTGCGGCCTCTCATCGTCACCCTTCATGGATCTCGCGGGCGTAAAGATGCTTCACGACCTCCATGGCCAGCTTGTCTCTCACGGCATCGCCTTCCAGATCGTCGGCGCTCGTGGCCAGGTCCGCGATGTCTTGCAAGCCGATGGATTCGCGGAAAAGACCGACAGCGCCAACTGGACCCGAAGGATGGATAATGTGCTTGGCGATCTGAGGCGAGAGTGA
- a CDS encoding alpha/beta hydrolase family protein, which yields MAVLVFVASAESTQAAETPDAARIQEELWVLPLPMPMFSYLVRPAGTGPFPLVIMNHGVALNPTDRSFFPLVEFRDAAKWFARRGYLVVAPVGSGYGASAIDIPEHGIFGPFFSKVGKCTNPNFRDAGLAVAKVDLWIIDYLTTEKQIVPNDVIVVGQSAGGWASIALSSVNPSQVKAIITFAAGRGGRVDGKPNNNCAPDRLVEATANFGRTSRIPMLWIYIENDTFFGPALSKRMHAAFTAAGGQAEYHLMPPFGNEGHFFIGSPEAIPIWSPLVATFLDSRK from the coding sequence ATGGCGGTTCTTGTGTTCGTCGCCTCCGCGGAGTCGACGCAAGCCGCGGAAACACCTGATGCTGCGCGCATTCAGGAGGAACTCTGGGTTCTGCCGCTGCCGATGCCGATGTTTTCTTACCTGGTCCGCCCGGCAGGCACCGGCCCGTTTCCACTCGTGATCATGAACCACGGCGTCGCTCTCAACCCAACTGACCGCAGCTTTTTTCCACTCGTCGAATTTCGCGATGCGGCCAAATGGTTTGCAAGGCGAGGTTACCTTGTGGTGGCACCAGTCGGAAGCGGATATGGCGCGTCGGCCATCGATATTCCCGAGCATGGGATCTTCGGTCCATTCTTCTCCAAGGTCGGCAAATGTACGAATCCCAATTTCCGCGATGCCGGCCTTGCGGTCGCCAAAGTAGATCTCTGGATTATCGATTATCTGACCACCGAAAAACAGATCGTGCCGAATGATGTCATCGTCGTTGGGCAATCCGCCGGCGGCTGGGCCTCTATCGCTCTATCGAGTGTCAATCCATCGCAAGTCAAAGCGATTATCACCTTTGCAGCCGGCCGCGGTGGCCGTGTTGACGGCAAGCCAAACAACAACTGCGCACCGGACAGGCTCGTCGAGGCTACGGCAAATTTCGGTCGCACGTCACGGATCCCGATGCTGTGGATCTATATCGAGAACGATACGTTCTTCGGCCCTGCGCTATCAAAGCGCATGCATGCGGCCTTCACCGCAGCTGGTGGTCAAGCCGAATATCATCTGATGCCACCGTTCGGAAACGAGGGACATTTCTTCATAGGCTCACCGGAAGCTATTCCGATCTGGTCGCCGCTGGTGGCGACGTTTTTGGATAGCCGGAAATAA
- the ppk2 gene encoding polyphosphate kinase 2, giving the protein MSADVSTERLKRKDYEKELEKLQVELCHLQEWVKAKNLKVIVIFEGRDAAGKGGAIKALTEKVSPRVFRVCALPAPSDRQKSQLFLQRYIEQFPAGGEIVIFDRSWYNRAGVEYVMGFCSPAEHKRFLELCPLVEKFAVDAGIILIKLWLEVGMEEQEQRFKARIDDPLRQWKLSPMDTESFDRWYDYSRARDMMFNATDTKHAPWRLVRSDDKRRARLNIIWHILKTIPYKKIARKKIKLAKRSNKGRYNDQTGLRRMKFVENRY; this is encoded by the coding sequence ATGTCAGCTGATGTCTCAACGGAGCGCTTAAAGCGCAAGGATTACGAGAAAGAGCTAGAAAAGCTCCAAGTCGAACTTTGCCATTTGCAGGAATGGGTTAAGGCCAAAAATCTGAAGGTCATCGTCATATTTGAGGGACGCGATGCCGCTGGCAAGGGCGGCGCCATCAAGGCCCTCACGGAAAAGGTGAGTCCGCGGGTTTTCCGCGTCTGTGCCCTGCCAGCCCCGTCTGACCGGCAAAAATCCCAGTTGTTTCTTCAGCGCTACATCGAGCAATTCCCAGCAGGCGGAGAGATCGTGATCTTCGACCGCAGCTGGTACAATCGCGCCGGCGTCGAATACGTCATGGGCTTCTGCAGCCCGGCCGAACACAAGCGCTTCCTGGAATTGTGCCCACTGGTTGAGAAATTTGCAGTAGATGCTGGCATCATCTTGATCAAGCTATGGCTTGAAGTCGGGATGGAGGAGCAGGAACAACGCTTCAAGGCGCGCATCGATGACCCTCTACGGCAATGGAAGCTAAGCCCGATGGACACCGAGTCGTTCGATCGCTGGTATGACTATTCCCGAGCGCGCGACATGATGTTCAACGCGACCGATACGAAACATGCGCCATGGCGACTGGTCCGATCCGATGACAAGCGGCGGGCTCGGCTCAACATCATCTGGCATATCCTCAAGACGATCCCTTACAAGAAGATCGCGCGAAAGAAGATCAAGCTGGCAAAGCGATCCAATAAGGGGCGCTACAACGATCAGACCGGCTTGCGCCGCATGAAATTCGTCGAAAATCGGTACTGA
- a CDS encoding HAMP domain-containing sensor histidine kinase, with translation MRRRISVAVVDLSRLAARLCVCILVWMSAPTGSAGAAERSEVKRVLLLHSFGREFRPWSEYAASIKAELQQQSPWPLDIQEHGLLTARFNSPGPEAPFVDYLNSLYQSHPADIVLSIGAPAARFVQKYRERLFPETPMVLTVVEQRLVNRVNVTDNDTVISVRNDFLAAFRNILQVLPETQTIAVVIGASALEKFWLEELKRELKPLEDRVNFVYYADLSFAEILKRASVLPPHTVLFWGLMSVDSAGVVHEGDLALRSLHAVANAPIFSYQEPFFNGETVGGPMHSIAETSKKTVNAAIRILGGEKPGDIKFEPIEFAAPKYDWRKMQRWGISESNLPPGSTILFREPDIWVQYRWQILLTASVILVQAGLISALLQQRRRRRLAEVEVRQRLAELAHVNRYSAAGEFTTSIAHELNQPLGSILTNTETAEFLLKETSPNLAEVREILADIRRDDQRASEVIRRLRSVLKKTPFEIRDIDLNDTVREAIGFVAALADRRGVVLKFAAASGELRIKGDPVQLQQVILNLIINGMDAVSEADARVGEVSVSTARLDQHAEIRIGDTGPGIVNGDMQKVFDPFFSTKPQGLGMGLAIARTIVEAHNGRISAVNQESGGALFIITIPIARGRLTPL, from the coding sequence ATGAGACGACGGATCTCTGTTGCTGTCGTAGATCTATCACGCCTTGCCGCGCGTCTCTGTGTCTGCATTCTGGTCTGGATGTCCGCCCCAACCGGATCTGCTGGCGCCGCCGAGCGCAGCGAAGTAAAACGCGTGCTGCTGCTGCATTCGTTTGGTCGGGAATTTCGTCCCTGGAGTGAATACGCCGCGAGTATCAAGGCCGAGCTTCAGCAGCAATCGCCATGGCCGCTGGACATCCAGGAACACGGGTTATTAACGGCGAGGTTCAACAGTCCAGGCCCGGAAGCTCCATTCGTCGATTATTTGAACTCGCTTTACCAGAGCCATCCCGCCGATATCGTGTTGAGCATCGGGGCGCCCGCGGCAAGGTTCGTTCAGAAGTATCGCGAGCGTCTCTTTCCCGAGACTCCGATGGTTCTGACTGTGGTGGAGCAGCGGCTTGTGAACCGCGTGAACGTCACGGACAATGACACCGTCATTTCGGTTCGGAATGATTTTCTGGCCGCTTTCAGAAACATCCTTCAGGTCTTGCCGGAGACGCAGACCATCGCCGTTGTGATAGGCGCCTCTGCTTTGGAGAAATTCTGGCTCGAAGAGCTGAAGCGGGAATTGAAGCCCTTGGAAGATCGGGTCAACTTTGTCTACTACGCCGATCTTTCGTTCGCGGAAATCCTCAAAAGAGCGTCTGTGCTTCCGCCGCATACCGTCCTGTTCTGGGGCCTCATGTCAGTCGACAGTGCTGGCGTTGTTCACGAAGGTGACCTGGCCTTGCGTAGCCTTCATGCCGTGGCCAATGCGCCGATCTTTTCCTACCAAGAGCCATTTTTTAATGGAGAAACCGTTGGTGGTCCGATGCATTCGATCGCCGAGACCAGCAAGAAGACCGTCAATGCTGCGATCCGAATTCTTGGTGGTGAGAAGCCCGGGGACATCAAGTTCGAACCGATTGAATTTGCCGCACCAAAATACGACTGGCGGAAAATGCAGCGCTGGGGCATCAGCGAGAGCAATCTACCGCCGGGCAGTACGATCCTGTTCCGCGAGCCCGATATTTGGGTCCAGTATCGCTGGCAGATTTTGCTCACCGCATCCGTGATCTTGGTCCAGGCGGGGTTGATCAGCGCTTTGTTGCAGCAACGTCGTCGGCGGCGTCTTGCCGAGGTCGAAGTGCGGCAGCGACTGGCGGAACTTGCGCACGTCAACCGGTATTCGGCCGCCGGAGAGTTCACGACCTCTATTGCGCATGAGCTGAACCAGCCACTCGGCTCTATTCTCACCAACACGGAGACGGCGGAGTTTCTGCTCAAGGAAACCTCGCCCAATCTTGCCGAGGTCAGGGAAATTCTGGCCGACATCAGGCGTGACGATCAGCGGGCCAGCGAGGTGATCCGACGGCTTCGCAGCGTATTGAAGAAAACGCCGTTCGAGATCAGGGACATTGATCTGAACGACACGGTGCGGGAGGCGATCGGGTTTGTGGCGGCGTTGGCCGATCGACGCGGCGTCGTACTGAAATTCGCTGCCGCCTCGGGAGAGTTGCGCATCAAGGGCGATCCCGTTCAGCTACAACAAGTCATTCTCAACCTGATCATCAATGGAATGGATGCAGTCTCGGAGGCGGACGCGCGAGTTGGTGAAGTCAGCGTATCGACGGCTCGACTGGATCAGCACGCCGAAATCAGGATCGGCGATACTGGTCCTGGAATTGTAAATGGCGATATGCAGAAAGTTTTCGATCCTTTCTTCAGCACCAAACCGCAAGGTTTGGGAATGGGGCTCGCCATCGCTCGCACCATTGTCGAGGCGCACAACGGACGGATCTCCGCAGTGAATCAAGAATCGGGCGGCGCGCTTTTTATCATCACGATCCCAATTGCTCGCGGGCGGCTCACGCCACTATAA
- a CDS encoding HlyD family secretion protein, with protein sequence MLELMICSLVTILPDYLYRRYRQGKRFGKEITFFSVWYELRWGITGCLMLTIGLITMIFYFHPSTTSAAIYFRTVPILPEASGRVAEVNVDFTAEVRKGDVLFRLDSSKQDAALETAKRKIVEVEASLISARTDVAKADAQIGEAKAAHQQAKDELDVKTELQRRNPGIVPQRDIEKLQVLVDQRQAGIDAATAARESSQLRVSTLLPAERASAEAAQAQAQVDVDKTYVRAGVDGRVEQFLLRVGDVVNPLMRPAGVLIPEGAGRRSIQAGFGQIEAQVMRTGMIAEATCISKPWTVIPLVVTGVQDFIAAGQFRGGELLIDPQNLQRPGSILVFLEPLYKGGLEGVTPGSACVVNAYTSNHDEIADPKTGALKGFALHAVDATGLVHALLLRIQALLLPIKTLVLSGH encoded by the coding sequence ATGCTTGAACTCATGATCTGTTCACTGGTGACAATCCTGCCCGATTACCTCTATCGCCGCTACCGACAGGGGAAGCGGTTCGGCAAGGAAATCACGTTCTTCTCCGTCTGGTACGAACTGAGGTGGGGGATCACCGGTTGCCTAATGCTGACGATCGGGCTGATCACGATGATTTTCTATTTTCACCCTTCGACAACGTCGGCGGCCATCTATTTCCGGACGGTACCAATCCTTCCTGAAGCCTCCGGTCGTGTCGCTGAGGTAAATGTCGACTTTACTGCTGAAGTCAGGAAAGGCGACGTTCTGTTTAGATTGGACAGTTCGAAGCAGGACGCAGCTCTGGAGACCGCCAAGCGAAAGATTGTCGAAGTGGAGGCATCACTCATTTCGGCGCGAACCGACGTTGCCAAGGCGGATGCTCAGATCGGGGAAGCGAAAGCAGCCCACCAGCAAGCTAAGGACGAGCTCGACGTCAAGACCGAGCTGCAACGTCGAAATCCGGGCATTGTGCCGCAGCGCGATATTGAAAAGCTGCAGGTCCTCGTGGATCAGCGGCAGGCTGGTATCGATGCAGCGACGGCGGCGAGGGAGTCTTCCCAGTTACGTGTTTCCACACTTCTGCCGGCCGAGAGGGCGAGCGCCGAGGCGGCGCAAGCGCAAGCACAGGTGGATGTCGATAAAACCTACGTGCGCGCGGGCGTCGATGGTCGCGTTGAACAATTTCTTCTTCGCGTCGGTGATGTTGTCAACCCGCTTATGCGACCGGCGGGAGTCCTGATTCCTGAAGGCGCGGGTCGGCGCAGCATACAAGCCGGATTTGGCCAGATCGAGGCCCAGGTCATGAGGACTGGTATGATCGCGGAAGCGACATGTATTTCAAAACCTTGGACCGTCATTCCGTTGGTCGTCACAGGCGTGCAGGATTTCATCGCTGCCGGCCAGTTCCGGGGAGGCGAGCTTTTGATCGATCCGCAGAACTTGCAAAGGCCCGGCTCGATTCTCGTCTTCCTGGAGCCACTCTACAAAGGTGGTCTTGAGGGAGTTACTCCGGGTAGTGCCTGCGTCGTCAATGCCTACACCAGTAACCATGACGAAATTGCCGACCCAAAGACCGGCGCGCTGAAGGGTTTTGCGCTGCATGCAGTCGATGCAACCGGACTGGTGCATGCGTTGCTGCTTCGGATCCAGGCGTTGTTGTTGCCAATCAAGACGCTTGTTCTGAGCGGTCACTGA